The following is a genomic window from Treponema pallidum subsp. pallidum str. Nichols.
AAAGCCTATCGCGCCAAGCGATACGCACGCGAACAAAGCCAAAAATCGTCGAGTGGAGATCACCATCTTGCGCGATTAGTGCACGTACCACGGAGCATTCTCCGTGCCGGCTATTTCTCCCAAGTAAAGAGAACCTGCGATGACGTACCGATGGCTTTCTGCAGTCAGGCGCAGTTAAAAGGAAGGAGCACTATGATAAAGCCACGCGCGTATGCACTGTTAGGCGTGTTTTTCCTGTACGCCTGTGCAAGCACACCACGGGAAGAAGATGTACCTGAAAAATTCACCCCCGCTGACCTCATGCTGCGTGCACAGGAATCCTACGACGCAGGTAATATAACGTGGGCGCGTTTTTACTACCAAACGGTTCTCGATCGTTTCCCGAACAATGAGTCAGCGGTCATTAGTGCAGAGTTTGAACTTGCGCACATCCTTGTTAAACAGAAATCCTGGCAAGATGCCTACAATAGGCTCATGTATATACTCAAAAAATATGAGGCTGCAGGCAGCGCACGCCTGCCTCCTGCCTACTACAAGCTCACACTCATTGATCTGTCGCGGGTAAAGCCGCACTTGAATCTTGAGACAGCGAATACAAAAGCAACAGAATATCAAAAGAACTACCAAGAAGAGCTCAAGCAACGCCAGGAACTACGGCAAAAACTCTTACAAGAACGCACACAAAAAATGCTTGAGGCTCTCCATCAAGAAGAAACTCCCGAACAGGACGCGCGCGATACCGCAAAAAAGAAGACAGACCAAGAAGAACACACCATGCGCAAAGCAAACGCGCCTAAAACCAAAGCGTCTGGAGAAGCACCCACCCCATGAAGATCCTGCACACAGCGGACCTACATCTAGGCAAAACACTCCATGAAGTATCGCTTTTTGCGTCACAGAAAAAAATGCTCGGCGATCTGTGCACCCTCCTTGCGCAGGACAACTACGCCGCGCTCATCATCGCAGGCGACATCTATGACCGCTGTGTACCCTCTGCAGAGAGTGTCAGTCTTTTTAGTTCTTTTTTGCAAAATATCAAACGGTCCATGCCACGGCTCCCGATATATCTCATCCCCGGCAACCATGATTCTGCGCAACGTCTCTCCTTTGCCCAGGAGCTACTTAAGCAGCAGGGAGTATTCATTGCGCAGGATCCTGAAGAGAGCACCCGTCCCCATCTCCTCTGTCACGAGGGGGAAACAGTGCAGTTATTTTTACTTCCCTTTCTCCACGCAGGTGCCTTTTCCTATCTTGATGAGGAAAACACCACTTGTCTCATTCACACCCAATCCGAACTCCTTCAAGAAGCCTCGCGTCGCTTGCAGCGTGCAGTATCGTTGGACACCCCTTCTATCCTTGTCGCACACCTATTTACCCAAAAAGGTATTAGCTGCGAAAGTGAACGCCCGTTTGTTGGCAATGCCGTTTACGCTGACCCACACTGGTTTGACTTTTTCACCTATGTTGCACTTGGTCATTTACACAAATGTCAAAAAATCACCGAACGCATGTACTATTCCGGATCTCCTTTGCCCTATTCGTTTGACGAAGCAAATACCCAAAAGGTTGCGCTTTCTGTAGAGATTCACTGCAACACAAAGGGATTCCCCATCCATGTGACTCCCCTTCCACTTGAGCCACTTATCCCTCTTCGCACCATACGCGACTCATTCCACGCACTATATACCGGTGATCGCTATCTCCTTTATCAACGTGATTTTTTAGAAATCACCCTGACCGACCCGGCGCTCGTGCACAATCCTATTGGCCTTTTGAAGCCGCGCTATCCAGGATTGCTCAGTATCAAGCAGGAAAATGCGTTCGCCTTTGATATACCCCCCCCCTACTCCTCTAACGAGGGGATAGCGCCCTGCACACACCACTCATTGCGCACACACTTTGATGTATTTATGCACGAAGTAAGCCCCACTCCTGATGACAGAGAAAAGGGCGCTCTCTTTCAGGAACTTTTTGACGAAATGCAACAGGAATTCTCATCGTGAAGCCGATGCGTCTTACGCTCCACAACATCGGTCCTTTCGTTGGCACCCATACAGTTGACTTCACCGCGCTCGGTCCTATTTTTCTAGTGTGTGGGAAAACAGGTTCAGGAAAAACCACTCTATTCGATGCGATCGCCTATGCCCTGTATGGGAAACCCCTTGGAACCCGTGCAGAAGTTATCCGCAGTCTGCGCAGTCATTACGCCGCACCATCAGAAGCTGCATTTGCTACGCTGGAATTTTCACTCGGCACTAAAATCTACCGGGTACACCGGACGCTGACTTGCACACTTTCCCACAGAAAAACAGAGCAACCCGAGCAGCTGTATCTTGAGCAAAAAAAAGGTCATGGATGGGAGCGTATTGCTTGTGCGCATAAAAGTGAAACTGAATGTGTTATTCACGATCTTCTCAAACTCAATAGCAAAGAATTTGAGCGCGTGGTTATGCTCCCACAGGGAGAATGTGCGCAATTTTTAAAAGCAAATTCAAAAGAAAAAAAAGAAACGCTGATGAATCTATTTCCTGTTGATCAATATACTGCTCTTATGGAGCGAGCAAAAAAAAAATCGCTCCATGCCAAAGCAGTGCTTGAAACGCTGCGTTCGCAACTTGAAACTCTATGTGCGGAGTGCATGCCCGACACATACCACGAAAGGAAACAAACGCTAGAAGCTGAGTTACAGCACGCACGTGACGCACTGCAGCAAACCCGCATCTCCCATGCGTACTATACACAAAAACGTGAAGCGCTCGAAGCACAGCTAAAAAAACAACAACTTTGTAAAGAGCTGCGTGCGCGTATAGAAACATACCGCGCGCAAGAACCAGTCCACGCGGAAACTCAAAAGCGTATTGATCGCGCGCGAAAAGCGGCACCACTTGCTGCGCACATAAAACACGTCACCCAGTGCGAACAAGATGCACAGCGCATTCATGCAGAAATACAGGAAAAGATGCGTTCACGCGAACAATTGCTCATGAAACGAGCTGCGCATGTCGCGCAGCAGTCATCCATTGAAGAACAACGCCGTCTACTACAAACACTTCATAGTGCGTGCATTCACATTGAAGACGCGCATGACGTTGCCACGTCGATACGCGACATATCTTGTCAGGCGCACACACTCACGCAGCATATCCACACGCTTGCACAACAAAAAACAACACTTACCCAGCAAGAACAATCGTTGTGTAAAGAACTGGATATACTGCAAAGAGAAGCGGGTACTATCGATACTCGTACATCTGCCTTTAATGATTTACAAATTCAACTCGCGCATGCAAAGAAGACACAAGAATTGTCTCAGCGATATGCCGAGCTCTGTGCGGCTCACGCAACATGCACTGCACAATGTGAAAAACTTGAGAA
Proteins encoded in this region:
- a CDS encoding exonuclease SbcCD subunit D codes for the protein MKILHTADLHLGKTLHEVSLFASQKKMLGDLCTLLAQDNYAALIIAGDIYDRCVPSAESVSLFSSFLQNIKRSMPRLPIYLIPGNHDSAQRLSFAQELLKQQGVFIAQDPEESTRPHLLCHEGETVQLFLLPFLHAGAFSYLDEENTTCLIHTQSELLQEASRRLQRAVSLDTPSILVAHLFTQKGISCESERPFVGNAVYADPHWFDFFTYVALGHLHKCQKITERMYYSGSPLPYSFDEANTQKVALSVEIHCNTKGFPIHVTPLPLEPLIPLRTIRDSFHALYTGDRYLLYQRDFLEITLTDPALVHNPIGLLKPRYPGLLSIKQENAFAFDIPPPYSSNEGIAPCTHHSLRTHFDVFMHEVSPTPDDREKGALFQELFDEMQQEFSS